GCCCGCATATACCGCAATCAGCCAAAAGATTATATTTTGCATCCCGCCGAAAGAGCCGGGAACGATATATTCATCAATGATGTAGCCGATCAGGAACGGCCCCAGTAATGTGAGCGCTGAGCTAACGACGACCAGGCTCAATACAGCAATCAACAGCATCCGCTGCTCATCCACGAGCCGCCAAATATTGAGAAGCGTTGATTTCCAGTCATTCGCCCGCTCGGTCTTATTGGCCGGCTTTCCATTCAATTCCTCTTTTTTCAGTACCGGTTCATAGCCGAACGGCCGCCGGATTGCATCAAACATACTCATTCACCTCTTCTTCCTGCTGGGAAACCGCAATTTGCCGATACAGTTCGGATGATGCCAGCAATTCCTCATGGGTGCCATATGCGGTGATTTCACCGTCATCTAAGAGCAGAATGCGGTCCGCTTTCAATGCAGTCCGGACTTTTTGCGTAACGACAAGCATGGTGGCATGTTCCTGTTCAAGCTCTTCCCAAAGTGCCGCTTCCGTCTTCACGTCCAGCGCGCTGGTCGAGTCATCCAAAATCAGGATGGATGGTTTCCGGACCAGAGCCCGGGCTATCGACAGGCGCTGCTTCTGCCCGCCGGACAAGTTCACACCTTTTTGTCCGACACGCGTCCCGTATCCTTTCGGAAAACGTTCCACCGTTTCATGGATCTGCGCTTTTTGGGCAGCCTGGAACAATTCAGGTTCCGCTGCCTGCTCTTTTCCCCAGGACAGGTTATCTGAAATCGTCCCGGTGAATAGCATGGCCTGCTGCGGCACAATGCCGATCGTCTGCCGGAGCGACCGGAGTGACCAGTCCCGCACGTCACGGCCGTGAATTTCGATCTGTCCGTCCGTGACATCATAAAAGCGCGGCAGCAGTTGCAGGAGCGTCGATTTTCCCGAGCCGGTCGCCCCCATGATGGCCAGCTTTTCTTTCGGCCGGATACGGAATGAAACATCCTTCAGCACCGGCACTTGCGTTCCAGGGTAGGTGAAAGATACATGATCGAACACCACTTCCCCTTCATGCAGCGCTTCATCTGTCCCTTCCGCTTCCTGCTCCCGGACGTCCTCTTCTGTCAGCACTTCTTTGATCCGGGCGGAAGACGCTTTCGCCCGCGCATAAGCCATAATAATGAATGCGAACATGGAGAATGCGATCGTCATCCGGGTTGCGTAATTGATGATGGCTACGAGCTCACCGACTTGGGCGCCGCCGGTTTCAATTCGGCTGGCACCGATCCAGATGACCGCCAAAAGTGACACATTCATCCCGAACATGAGCACCGGCAGTACGACTTCCATGATCCGGAACGCCTTTACTGTGTCTGTTTTCAAAAGACCGGCCACTTCATTAAAGCGGCTCGATTCATACTTTCCGCGCAAATAAGCCTTAATGAGCCGGACAGCCTGCAGATTCTCCTGATTCACCCGGTTCACTTTATCAAGCCGTTTCTGGACCCGCGCGAAAACCGTGACACCCTTGCGGACCATGACCACCAGGAAGATAAGCAAAAATGGAAAAAGAATGACCAGATAGACAGCCAGCTCGGCATTGATGACAAATGCCATGATGATGCTTCCGACTACCAGCAGCGGTGCCCGGAGCATGATTCGGAGACTCATATACAGCACGTTCTGGACCATCGTGATATCGCTGGTCAGGCGTGTGATCAGCCCGGATGCCGGGAATTTATTGAATGTGGCCAATGAGAAGGATTGAATGCGCCGATAGAGGGCTTCCCGGAGATCAAACCCGAAGCTTTGGGCCGTGTGGGCAGCGAAAAACGAATTGACGATACCCGCCAGAAAAGCAGTCAGCGCAAACAGCATAAGCGCTGCTCCCCACGCAATGATCGCTTCCCGGTTTCCGCCCACGATCCCGTAATCAATGATCCGGGCAATGACAAACGGCTGAAGCAATTCAACCGCAAGCTCAGTCAGCATCAGCAGCAAA
Above is a genomic segment from Planococcus lenghuensis containing:
- a CDS encoding ABC transporter ATP-binding protein encodes the protein MKTVFSYALPYKKFIIIALLLMLTELAVELLQPFVIARIIDYGIVGGNREAIIAWGAALMLFALTAFLAGIVNSFFAAHTAQSFGFDLREALYRRIQSFSLATFNKFPASGLITRLTSDITMVQNVLYMSLRIMLRAPLLVVGSIIMAFVINAELAVYLVILFPFLLIFLVVMVRKGVTVFARVQKRLDKVNRVNQENLQAVRLIKAYLRGKYESSRFNEVAGLLKTDTVKAFRIMEVVLPVLMFGMNVSLLAVIWIGASRIETGGAQVGELVAIINYATRMTIAFSMFAFIIMAYARAKASSARIKEVLTEEDVREQEAEGTDEALHEGEVVFDHVSFTYPGTQVPVLKDVSFRIRPKEKLAIMGATGSGKSTLLQLLPRFYDVTDGQIEIHGRDVRDWSLRSLRQTIGIVPQQAMLFTGTISDNLSWGKEQAAEPELFQAAQKAQIHETVERFPKGYGTRVGQKGVNLSGGQKQRLSIARALVRKPSILILDDSTSALDVKTEAALWEELEQEHATMLVVTQKVRTALKADRILLLDDGEITAYGTHEELLASSELYRQIAVSQQEEEVNEYV